In Pongo abelii isolate AG06213 chromosome 15, NHGRI_mPonAbe1-v2.0_pri, whole genome shotgun sequence, a single window of DNA contains:
- the ACOT6 gene encoding LOW QUALITY PROTEIN: acyl-coenzyme A thioesterase 6 (The sequence of the model RefSeq protein was modified relative to this genomic sequence to represent the inferred CDS: inserted 2 bases in 1 codon), giving the protein MAATLILEPAGRCCWDEPVRIAVRGLAPKQPVTLRTSLRDEKGALFQAHARXDARGELDLERPPALGGSFAGLEPMGLLWALEPEKALVRLVKRDVRTPFAVELEVLDGHDPEPGRLLCRAQNQRVFLRPGVRREPVCAGPVRAALFLPPGKGPFPGIIDLFGSGGGLCEYRASLLAGHGFAVLALAYFRFEDLPEDLNGVHLEYFEEAVDFMLQHPKVKGPSIGLLGFSKGGDLCLSMASFLKGITATVLINACVANTVAPLHYKDMIIPKLVDDVGKVKITKSGFLTFMDTWSNPLEERNHQSLIPLEKAQGPFLFIVGMDDQSWKSEFYAQIASERLQAHGKERPQIICYPETGHCIDPPYFPPSRASVHAVLGEAIFYGGEPKAHSKAQVDAWQQIQTVFHKHLNGKKSVKHSKI; this is encoded by the exons ATGGCAGCGACGCTGATCCTGGAGCCCGCGGGCCGCTGCTGCTGGGACGAGCCGGTGCGTATCGCCGTGCGCGGCCTGGCCCCGAAGCAGCCGGTCACGCTGCGCACGTCCCTGCGCGACGAAAAGGGCGCGCTCTTCCAGGCCCACGCGCG TGACGCCCGCGGCGAGCTGGACCTGGAGCGCCCGCCCGCGCTGGGAGGCAGCTTCGCGGGGCTCGAGCCCATGGGGCTGCTCTGGGCGTTGGAGCCCGAGAAAGCCTTGGTGCGGCTGGTGAAGCGCGACGTGCGGACGCCCTTCGCCGTGGAGCTGGAAGTACTGGACGGCCACGACCCCGAGCCCGGGCGGCTGCTGTGCCGGGCGCAGAACCAGCGCGTCTTCCTCCGGCCGGGGGTGCGGCGCGAGCCGGTGTGCGCGGGCCCGGTGCGCGCCGCGCTCTTCCTGCCGCCGG GCAAGGGGCCCTTTCCTGGGATCATTGATCTGTTTGGGAGCGGCGGGGGCCTTTGTGAATACAGGGCCAGCCTCCTGGCCGGACATGGTTTTGCTGTGCTTGCCCTGGCTTATTTCAGATTTGAAGACCTCCCCGAAGATCTGAATGGTGTACATCTGGAGTACTTTGAAGAAGCCGTGGACTTTATGCTGCAGCATCCAAAG GTGAAAGGTCCTAGTATTGGGCTTCTTGGATTTTCCAAAGGAGGTGACCTGTGTCTCTCAATGGCTTCTTTCTTGAAGGGCATCACAGCCACTGTACTTATCAATGCCTGTGTAGCCAACACAGTAGCTCCTCTACATTACAAGGATATGATTATTCCTAAACTTGTCGATGATGTAGGAAAAGTAAAAATCACTAAGTCAGGATTTCTCACTTTTATGGACACTTGGAGCAATCCACTGGAGGAACGCAATCACCAAAGTCTTATTCCATTGGAAAAGGCCCAGGGGCCCTTCTTGTTTATTGTTGGCATGGATGATCAAAGCTGGAAGAGTGAATTCTACGCTCAGATAGCCTCTGAAAGGCTACAAGCTCATGGGAAAGAAAGACCCCAGATAATCTGTTACCCAGAAACTGGTCACTGTATTGACCCACCTTATTTTCCTCCTTCTAGAGCCTCTGTGCATGCTGTTCTGGGTGAGGCAATATTCTATGGAGGTGAGCCAAAGGCTCACTCAAAGGCACAGGTAGATGCCTGGCAGCAAATTCAAACTGTCTTCCATAAACATCTCAATGGTAAAAAATCTGTCAAGCACAGCAAAATATAA
- the ACOT4 gene encoding peroxisomal succinyl-coenzyme A thioesterase, with amino-acid sequence MSATLILEPPGRCCWNEPVRIAVRGLAPEQRVTLRASLRDEKGALFRAHARYCADARGELDLERAPALGGSFAGLEPMGLLWALEPEKPFWRFLKRDVQIPFVVALEVLDGHDPEPGRLLCQARHERHFLPQGVRRQSVRAGRVRATLFLPPGPGPFPGIIDIFGIGGGLLEYRASLLAGHGFATLALAYYNFEDLPKNMDNISLEYFEEALCYMLQHPQVKGPGIGLLGISLGADICLSMASFLKNVSATVSINGSGISGNTAINYKHNSIPPLGYDLRRIKVAFSGLVDIVDIRNALVGGYENPSMIPVEKAQGPILLIVGQDDHNWRSELYAQTVSERLQAHGKEKPQIICYPGTGHYIEPPYFPLCPASLHRLLNKHVIWGGEPRAHSKAQVDAWKQILAFFCKHLGGTQKTAVPKL; translated from the exons ATGTCAGCAACGCTGATCCTGGAGCCCCCAGGCCGCTGCTGCTGGAACGAGCCGGTGCGCATTGCCGTGCGCGGCCTGGCCCCGGAGCAGCGGGTCACGCTGCGCGCGTCCCTGCGCGACGAGAAGGGCGCGCTTTTCCGGGCCCACGCGCGCTACTGCGCCGACGCCCGCGGCGAGCTGGACCTGGAGCGCGCGCCCGCGCTGGGCGGCAGCTTCGCGGGACTCGAGCCCATGGGGCTGCTCTGGGCTCTGGAACCCGAGAAGCCTTTTTGGCGCTTCCTGAAGCGGGACGTACAGATTCCCTTTGTCGTGGCGTTGGAGGTGCTGGACGGCCACGACCCCGAGCCTGGACGGCTGCTGTGCCAGGCGCGGCACGAGCGCCACTTCCTCCCGCAGGGGGTGCGGCGCCAGTCGGTGCGAGCGGGCCGGGTGCGAGCCACGCTCTTCCTGCCGCCAG GACCTGGACCCTTCCCAGGGATCATTGACATCTTTGGTATTGGAGGGGGCCTGTTGGAATATCGAGCCAGCCTCCTTGCTGGCCATGGCTTTGCCACGTTGGCTCTAGCTTATTATAACTTTGAAGATCTCCCCAAAAACATGGACAACATATCCCTGGAGTACTTCGAAGAAGCCCTATGCTACATGCTTCAACATCCCCAG gTAAAAGGCCCAGGCATTGGGCTTTTGGGCATTTCTCTAGGAGCTGATATTTGCCTCTCAATGGCCTCATTCTTGAAGAATGTCTCAGCCACAGTTTCCATCAATGGATCTGGGATCAGTGGGAACACAGCCATCAACTATAAGCATAATAGCATTCCACCATTGGGCTATGACCTGAGGAGAATCAAGGTAGCTTTCTCAGGCCTCGTGGACATCGTGGATATAAGGAATGCTCTCGTAGGAGGGTACGAGAACCCCAGCATGATTCCAGTAGAGAAGGCCCAGGGGCCCATCCTGCTCATTGTTGGTCAGGATGACCATAACTGGAGAAGTGAGTTGTATGCCCAAACAGTCTCTGAACGGTTACAGGcccatggaaaggaaaaaccccaGATCATCTGTTACCCTGGGACTGGGCATTACATCGAGCCTCCTTACTTCCCCCTGTGCCCAGCTTCCCTTCACAGATTACTGAACAAACATGTTATATGGGGTGGGGAGCCCAGGGCTCATTCTAAGGCCCAGGTAGATGCCTGGAAGCAAATTCTAGCCTTCTTCTGCAAACACCTGGGAGGTACCCAGAAAACAGCTGTCCCTAAATTGTAA